A single region of the Silene latifolia isolate original U9 population chromosome 8, ASM4854445v1, whole genome shotgun sequence genome encodes:
- the LOC141595744 gene encoding uncharacterized protein LOC141595744, which yields MGEPVPIRDTMAPKHIVNPSIQRPRIQANNFEIKNALLNLVQDNQFGGGPLENPNDHLNDFLENCDMYKSNGVSDDAVRLRLFPRSLRGSAKDWLKNCDPDSFKTWDELASAFLNKYFPPSRTAKVKSELQSFTQEDDETLYEAWERYKKLQRLCPHHGISEAELVNNFYKGLTQDLRLSLDAGSGKGALDILGHKAAKELIEEMASRTMEWGSDRQMRKGKSKDSNSVLNVEVKGMLDELTQQVALLNSKPKGSDMSRVNDEIRASQKATETHVAQISQQLSQLAQNPGKFPGNTVNPREMNAVFLRSGKQLEEVEKSPKWKRKRVTNEVVKEHPVEVVKEDEIMVEKSKEVEMVDPPKQDEPIATKAKECTPPPREYVAPVPFPQRLAKPRIEKKYEKFVEILKGMNVTIPFLDMITEIPSYGKFLKELVTLKKKNGEVQTINLSKECSAILTHTNKLPNKLEDPGSFSIPCSIQGVAIKRALCDLGASVSLMPLSIFKRLDLGDLKPTRVSLQLADRSVKFPIGVIEDVPLVVGKLVIPCDFIVMDMPEDYNVPIILGRPCLATGGAMIDVKSGKLSLQVGEDRVEFELHKSMEAPSLGDTCCIVDILENPMEEHDPKASSMDPLETCLVSGYEVDDKDVETLAYVWMLDSAPIHEQPPKFEVLEVV from the exons ATGGGTGAACCGGTTCCGATAAGAGACACTATGGCTCCTAAGCACATAGTCAATCCAAGCATCCAAAGGCCACGAATtcaagctaataactttgagATTAAAAATGCCTTGCTCAACCTTGTTCAAGACAACCAATTTGGAGGAGGTCCCTTGGAGAACCCAAATGATCATTTAAATGATTTCCTTGAAAATTGTGATATGTACAAATCAAATGGGGTTTCCGATGACGCGGTTCGCCTTAGGTTGTTCCCCCGTTCTCTTAGGGGTTCGGCCAAGGATTGGTTGAAGAATTGTGACCCGGATTCCTTCAAGACATGGGATGAGTTGGCATCGGCATTTTTGAACAAGTATTTCCCACCCTCAAGAACGGCGAAAGTGAAGAGTGAACTACAAAGCTTTACTCAAGAAGACGATGAGAccttatatgaggcatgggaacGGTACAAGAAGCTCCAACGGTTGTGCCCTCACCATGGCATTTCCGAGGCCGAGCTAGTGAACAATTtctacaaaggattgactcaagaCCTTAGGCTTTCATTGGATGCGGGATCGGGGAAAGGTGCCTTAGACATTTTGGGGCATAAAGCGGCAAAGGAActaattgaggagatggcctcAAGAACTATGGAATGGGGAAGTGATAGGCAAATGAGGAAAGGCAAAAGCAAGGATTCTAATTCGGTTTTGAATGTGGAAGTTAAAGGTATGCTAGATGAACTCACCCAACAAGTTGCTTTGCTAAATTCAAAACCTAAGGGCTCCGATATGAG CCGGGTGAATGATGAAATACGGGCATCACAAAAGGCTACGGAAACTCATGTGGCCCAAATTTCTCAACAATTGAGTCAATTGGCTCAAAATCCGGGAAAGTTTCCGGGTAATACGGTTAACCCAAGGGAGATGAACGCGGTATTTTTGAGGAGTGGGAAGCAATTGGAGGAGGTTGAGAAATCTCCTAAGTGGAAGAGAAAGAGGGTGactaatgaagtagtgaaagagCACCCGGTTGAAGTTGTGAAAGAAGATGAGATCATGGTGGAGAAGTCTAAGGAGGTGGAGATGGTTGACCCTCCAAAGCAAGATGAGCCTATTGCAACTAAGGCCAAAGAATGTACTCCACCACCAAGGGAGTATGTAGCACCGGTACCCTTTCCACAAAGGCTTGCAAAGCCTCGAATTGAAAAGAAATATGAGAAGTTTGTGGAGATCTTGAAGGGAATGAATGTCACGATTCCTTTCCTCGACATGATTACCGAAATTCCATCTTATGGCAAGTTTCTTAAGGAACTTGTCACCTTGAAGAAGAAGAATGGAGAGGTGCAAACCATCAACCTCTCCAAAGAATGTAGTGCTATACTCACTCACACCAACAAGCTTCCTAACAAGCTAGAAGATCCGGGGAGTTTCTCTAtcccttgttctatccaaggggtGGCTATTAAAAGAgctttgtgtgatttgggggctagTGTGAGTCTCATGCCACTTTCTATATTCAAGAGGCTTGATTTGGGAGATTTGAAACCTACTAGAGTTTCACTTCAACTTGCCGATCGGTCGGTCAAATTTCCCATTGGTGTGATTGAAGATGTACCCTTGGTAGTTGGGAAGCTTGTCATACCATGTGATTTTATTGTTATGGATATGCCGGAGGATTACAATGTGCCTATTATTTTAGGCCGACCTTGTCTTGCTACCGGTGGAGCTATGatcgatgtaaagagtggcaagtTGTCTTTACAAGTGGGTGAAGATAGAGTGGAATTTGAACTCCACAAGTCCATGGAAGCTCCTTCTCTAGGTGACACTTGTTGCATTGTTGACATTCTTGAGAATCCCATGGAGGAGCATGACCCGAAAGCTTCATCTATGGATCCTTTGGAGACTTGTCTTGTTAGTGGGTATGAAGTCGATGACAAAGATGTTGAGACTCTTGCATATGTATGGATGTTGGATTCGGCTCCTATTCATGAACAACCTCCCAAATTTGAAGTGTTGGAAGTCG TATGA